Genomic DNA from Lactuca sativa cultivar Salinas chromosome 8, Lsat_Salinas_v11, whole genome shotgun sequence:
ATGAGATGGACCATCACAAGGACCTCTGAGTAACgattggactcaacgagtcacatgagtgcacttggcgagtcaggtcaaactgGGACTATTGACTcgagttgacttctgttgacatTAGGGTTTGGCCAACATTAGAAATGCAGATCGTGGagggttaaaatggtcttttacccattctaaGAGTTAGAGTGAGAGAGTAACAAAAACTTTTTGTGTATTTGAATAAGAGTAGggtattgattagagatgtttATCTAATGTGTTAAGGGAGGCTAATTCGGGATTTCCGAGTACGTGTGTGTTACCTGCTAGTTCATGAGGTGAGTCTTATctctatacttaccaagagtggtatgtttatgtgattgagctattttatgtttttatttatgtaTTGTAATATTCAGCATTATGTTTTTGTGGTTTATGGTGAATATTGTTACTATGAGTTTACTGagttgggaccggagggttccactgagacacatagaccggagggtcttattgcgTTATGGCCTAGAGTAGCTAATGAgttgtgtatggtattttggggaactcactaagatttgtgcttaccgtgttatatgGTATGTTTTTCAGGTATTTCACAGGATTACGGGAAGGCGTCAGCTTTATTGTACACACACACTGGAGATTGTTTTACTATTGAGAGGATCCTGGagttttaaaaacagtttaaaacattgattaaggggtatgaactcacctgcagtaagtgattggaattgaacggactattatcgtaaggaaggatcggacaagtgcttcgtgtcaagtgaagactttagacacacacaatgatcctaattacatatgaagacatatgtatataaataattagtgattaaaacactaattatacatgtataaacattttaacgcggGGAAAACACTattggtcaagtgttaggaggctaatgggttgcaacaaaggagtgcaagacctctaatgggagtttatggtcaaatgaccatatgttttggagattatagcccaggggagtaaactcctggccgtaaactctcaatgaGGTCTCTAAATGAAGCCTATCATTTATACAACTAGTTTGGTAAATTGTTTCAGGGcttaatcaagtgtttgggtgacatttgccccctttatatgggttcacggccctgggaccatattccatggagattacggccgtaatctcccttggggaAAGGTTTATTGCACTTTCAAGTCCCCATATTATCAAGGAATGCATCAAGGCAATTGTTTAAGGCTTTAGGAGgttttatggcaccatttggcaccatttattggagttcacggccctggaacatcttggtccgtgaacacccttttcttggtgttttaatggtgtttgcttgctccaaacacactagggtacttgtcctaattcaagcctaagccttaggaagtgtttcaaggcattttgacacctaaacatggagttcacggcccaagaacctccttggccgtgaactcactttcatccttgattctaattgtttttggtgtcctaaacatgcaatggtagtccctatgttgagttctaaggctttgaggggcattgggacacctttggcccttaaaatggagtttactccccaagtgtttttgggcggtaaactcccaaatcttggggttttggtccgaaTTTGATGTTTCTAGagacaatctaagctatataacataactagatcaaagtactcacaatttgggataaaaacccgaagatccgtgagagagaatttggcttttctctaattggaaatgtaactaatgaattatttgattcagttttctatatatagtcctgggatttttggaagaaaatatttttattcccggaatgaactttaatatcctagagtattggaataacagtgttgcataaaaccctagtgcatccactctcctaatatctccttaagtgtaaatcctaaaaaactgccaaacttatactcgaagtctgagttttcactgtaactgttctacttctattggcttgatatggtttgttcataatggaaatttcgggttgtcacataaatcGCCTCCTGGAACCTCTTCCTTCAAGCAAAAGTTTTTTTAATCGTAATGtagaaggatatatatatatatatatatatatatatatatatatatatattctccaaACTCACTTTGTGAACTCGAAGTTATCGTGATCGTCAATGATTCCTCTCCCCGGATGCTTATCTTCTAACTTTTTATACTCACGTCATGAACCATcaactgttcacgtcgtgagtacgtcttttttgggttttttttcttgtctttcaagccttCAACCTCCAAAGTTCAATcctttaacgcttttagtccctttCTTCAAAATGCCttctttttggctgcaaaatataatttaaccttataagtatcattattctatgcaaatgaccaaaatatatataaaaatgtacttaattattgcctaaaaatatgtataaatatggcaatatcaaaataccccacacataGGCTTTGCTTGCCATCAAGAAAAACTACTTATTTAAACTCAAACTTCCATCACTAGCATTTCATAGAACAATCCAATTCCacctcagccattatgccaagacctcaacgctgcatttgtgtctaaatttttcctaaagtaccccccatactttaaatactcacaatcttcataaacaattACCCACTTCTTCCGAGCAAttatcattttatgcaaccctctgaATCCACCCTCAGAAAGCTTTTTAACCTCAAGATATTTTTGGTTAAGCTGCCCAAGTgtacataatctagaaattacaactttagataccaaaatggagctcttggaattcttAACCTCTTTGATCTTTGATTGCTTTGAATTCAccatatttatgatttttggtatcttcaacttttgattctttggaattttgatctttgatcttcatactttgatagctccaaaattcttcaagaatttttagtaatttctctctctctttttttttacatgtatgactcactttatatatatatatatatatatatatatatatatatatatatatatatatatatatatatatatatatatcactcaaAAAtatacatgcttaagcaagggtgcttaacttcaacctttaatGGTTAAGACATttctttcctggatacatttcaggttcagGTTGCTAAACATTTTGCATTCCTCAAATTAAACAGGgtcatgtttttgttccatgatttcactaaaataagggaggccacaaatgcactataacgtgtattggctcaactaaacatttgagctctTATCGGATCATCCCATATAACAATAGCAACTTCAGTTCAAATTActattactagatttaattattaaaaatttcaaaatttaccaaattatCTAGCAATTAACTTTTTCTACCccttaccccacacttatttcatacaatgccctcattgtatgcttaaattaatataaaaattaagagaagggagaaaaaggaacagactcccctgggatagtggcgtgatCATCTCCAAAAGTGCGAAAAAAATGTCCATCTTGAATACCGACTTTGAGAAATAGAAACTTGGATCTTGAACACGCGAGATAAGTAATGTACCGGGAAAATATGGAATCGAGTCTTCAATCTTCAACAAATGTGGTGCAGAAAATTTGTAAAATGACCAGAACAATGTGGGAAAGTATACTCCACATTGCATGGTAGAGAAAATGAGCCATGATTATCTTCATACCAATCCCGAAAAGAATGGTGGTGAACCACATGATGAATATGGAAAAATAAGACTCCTTTGTGAAAATGGTAAAGTCACTACGTGAGTTTATgaagattcacgtcgtgaatttgatTGGAAGCCGGTTCTGGAAAGTCACCAGACACTGACTCACGAGGTGAATATCAAAGGGGTCACAACGTGAAAACTGGAATCCCATATATAtttttcttccaatctttctttcAATTCTTCTATTCAACcccatgtcttaatggattaagactctTCTAACCCTATTGATTCtgactcaccccacacttaatttaaatTATGGGTCTCGACTCTCGACTTTAAACACTCCTGGCTAAACACATATGCACTCATATCTCGACATCCTTTGTATACACTCCTTGAAATTCTGAAAAATAACTACTAAGAagagaaaaataacaaaatattttaataattttataatcctaaacaaaataaaactaaaccaaataaaactaaaataagaAAACGAAAAGAAACAATCAATCATCCTCTTCATCCTCGTTTAACCCGCTAGTGCCCGCTCCGTCGCCCCTTGGCATCCACAATTCTTCCCACATAGGAATATAAGGGCATTGAGGTTGCATGGTGGGTGGTCGCACCACATTCATATAAGAGAACATGGGTTctatcatttgggtgttataagaCATCCCACCGCGTAAATTATCCAAGTGAGAACCCACCCGGCTTTGGAACGGGTCGGTGGGTATTCCACCCTCATATGGATGGGACCATCCCATCTCCCCCCGGGTTCGCACGTTTCATCTTCGAGGCCTCGGTTGTTGCTCGGGCTCTTCGGCCGGTTGGTCCTGACCCTTGCAATCGTTGTGCGGTATCCCATAATGCATCCCATAATTAATGACAACTCGCATTGTCTCAAGATAGCCCATAGAAAATTTGTTCCCTTGTTTACACGTAAGTGTCCGTGTAACCGCGGTGACGAGCACGCCATAAGACTTGGCTAAGCGGGTAACAAAGTTGCCACCACATATTGGGCTCCCGGTTCGGGAACTTACTGCATACTTTGCCAAGTAATAAGCTAAAAAGTAGGGAAGATTGCAACAAAACCCCAGTTGTAAAATAGACCACAAGAAAAATAAATTAATCTTGGTGACCTTATATCCAAATTTCTTATGGTGGATGGAGAATGTGATTAGCCTATGCAGCAAACGGTGAATGGGTGATTTGATGCTGCTTTCTGGTGACACACCGGAGTTGAAAACACCAAAATCGATATTTGTCCAAAACTCATATCTCTTAATTTCCCTGGAATAAGTACGGGCAGCCTCCTGTAAGAACATAGAAAACTCGGGGGTCACGATCTCTTGGGCCTTGTATAACTCCATCCTCCATGAGAATTCTACCAAACAGCACAACCTATATTCCCCACCCAAACGAAAGACCaacgcttgtgagtagttagggTCTTGGACATTTTCATGGAACACCACAGTAGAAAAGAATTCAACACACAACTCCTTGTAAACCCTTTCCTGGATGGCGAACAAGTTACTCCATCCCTTGCATGTAAATGAATACCCGTttcccataaaagttttggtaagAAACAGGTTTAGTCTGTCAACTAGTCCAACCTCCCGAAGCCTTGGCCAACTAATTATTGGGGCAATAGCAAAATCCCTGTTGTGTAACCATCCCAATCTAGTGTTGTATCAGGTGAGCACGTCCCTAGATATATTCGTCGGGAATACGTAAAACGGGTGCAAATTAGCAATCCTGCCTTGGACGTTACTAGCCTCACGTCTAGGTGCCATATTCCTGCAAGAATAAATAAGcaacttaaacaaaacaaaatatccCATATATTAGTTAATTCTCAGAACAGTTTCTGGTGATGCACCGGACTCACAGCGTGAGTACTATGAAAATCACCTTGTGAGTTCGCTATTCACAGCGAGAAAGGGTCttaaaatcagaaatcgggactTAATCTTGTTGTTAGGATTTACTCATAAACCATTTTTAAGCACAATCAAGTAGCATATGATGGATGAATAACTTATTTTGGGCAAAAATTTTTATATTTAAGCATATGAAAAACCCTAGCCCCTAATTCAACAAACTTGTGAAAACCAACCAACAGAAATGCAAGAAGTTTACCTTAAAGGAGAGATTACGTAAGCACACTAGTAGATTATGTTAGATTAACGCCAAAATCGGATGAGGGGCGACCAAGGAACCGTCTTCACTTTGTGAGAGTAGAAAAGTGGTTTGGTCAATTGATTCTGAATTGTTTAACCCGTGGTCCCGTTTTTTTCaaacctcacgtcgtgaatttattcggactcacctcgtgagttctgTTGGGCTAACTTGGCTGGCCATCTATTCTAACAGTCTTGGGCTAATAAATCTATTGGGCTTAAATGTCCCACCCCGTATATATTATGgactcacctcgtgagttctTTTGAGCTCACCTCATGAATTCTGTCTGATAATCCTATCTTAATTAACAATTCTTCTTATTTCACCACTTAATTTAGGAACACCACATTCAACTGTTTACCACTTAGTTTTTTTAATGATTTACATGATTGAATGTCTAAAAactaaacgaaaaaaaaaactaaactagAAAcataaaggaaaagaaaatttaaactgagctcgggttgcctcccgagaagcgcttctttttgaagGAGTCATAATCCGGACTCCATGCCTCCTATGTTGAGTCATCCGAAGAATCCACCActaggatcttttgttccttgaaatgcctcttgtaagcttgaactcgtcTTTTGTACGCCTTTTTCGAATTTTCCTTTTTAGCTTTGACCTCGTCTTCATCAGGCTTGTGTTTGGTTCCTTTAGTTTCTTCCTTGCACTCCATAGCATTCCTCCCTTCTTTCACCACTGGATTTGTTACTTTTGAAGTAACCTCCTCTTCTTCACTCGTCATCTCATCATCTTCCTTGCTCACCCAAGAAGTTTGACTTGTGTAGGCAATGACTTCAACTAAATATGGAGGAGATGCTCTTGGTTTTATTCTTTTAACTTGATGAATTGTCTTGATTTCTTCTTCCATGAGCTTCTCTAATTCTTCAAGTTTATTCTCTTCATTAATGTTGAAAACCTCTTCTTGAGCATGATTCCCTTGAAAGCCATTTTCTATCACAAAAATTTCCTTTTCACTACCAACCCTCAAGGTGAGCTTAGAATCGCATATATCAACAAGGGCTCCAACAGTGTTAAGTAACGGGCAACCAAGAATAATCAGTACATTGGGATCTTCTTTCATATCCAATACCACAAAGGCTATTGGAAAAATAAATttcctaatttttattaaaatatcttcCACAATGCCCCTgggttgtgtcactgaacggttcgccatgtgaatagTCATCCTTGTAGCCTTGAACTTCTGAATATCCAacttctgataaaatgaataaggtatcaaatttatgctagccccagaatTGGCTAAAGCATAAACCTTCATGTTgttcccaaactcacatggaagagtgagtCGTCTAGGATCCCCCATCTTCTTAGGTATGTCCCCCAATACAGCCCTTGAACTTTGCTCACTTAGAATAACTTTAGAATTCTACTTTAGTTGCTGACGAGTGTCTATCAAGTCTTGTAGAAAAATTTCACGActcgacaaagggagtattaatcggGATACCCTTCACGTGCCTAATAAACTCTATATGCTCTCTTTCCAGTGGACTAAGGGTAGCTTGGGAAGGAAATGGCAAAGCTGGTTGATAAGCTGAAACAAGGACggaatttttttttcagaaagaGCCCACGCCGTGAGCATAGTGGGATCACGTCATGAACTGGGTGTTCCAGCAACTTCTTAATTTTTGAGTCTTGGCTTCTTTGGCTTTGGATCGGGCTGTTGTGGCTCCACTTCTAAAGCTTCTAGGAACTCAGAGATGGCCTCTTCTTCAGTATCTTTGGCCATTACGTGAGGTGGGTCTTCTTTTCAGGATTTTTTGGGGACATCTTCTTATAAACGAAAGTGGTTAGTTGACCAAGTTGCACTTCAAGATTATTGATGGAGGATTGTTGATTTTTTATTAAATCCTATTGTTTTATCATCAATTCATGATGATTCTTCATCAAAGTTCTTTGTTCATCAATAGCAGGATCAGTAGCCTTGTGTCTCTTTTCTAAAGCTTCCATAAACTTAACTAACATGGTCTCTAGATCGGGATTCTTCTTAGTTGGTGGTTGCTCTTTTTGTTAGAAGCCTCTGCCagtttgtttatatttttcttCCTTTTGCTTCTTGTATTCATCATAAGGCAGCCATTctttctttggtttcctccaatCTTCAACATACTTGTCCCTACTCGAATAGCAAACTTGAGCTTTCATGTTTCCATATTCATCCAAGTTGCAATCTTTTGTCAAATGTGGGCCACTACATCTCTCGCAACCAACTATAATTGCATGAATTGATTGGTCCATTTATGTCAGTCTCCTCTCCATAATGTTAAGCATTGCCATCACAACAACCATCTCTTCAGTTTGTGCACCCCCAACTCCTTTAATTAATAAACTTGTgcttggtgatcatgttcgaggtcctCCTATTCTTAAGTTTGAAAAGGAACACTTGTGTGcagcatgcgaaatgggaaagcaaagcagAAAGAGCCATCCTATTCGTATCAACACAATGATCATTGGACCGCTTGAACTTCTATGTATCGACTTGTGTGGGCCTTCaactatcgaaagcatcggtggtagtaagttcaTTCTTATTATAGTAGATGAATTTTcacgcttcacctgggttttctttcttaaacagaaatcagaggcAATTTCCAAATTGAAAGCATTTATCAAGCAAGTGGAGCTACAAGTACGGAAAGTGGTGAGGAAAATAGGAAGCCACAATGGGCttgagttcaagaataaagagtttgaagaatttatGGTTGAAAAGGGAATAAATCACAACTTTTCTACTCCCtatactccacagcagaatgggATCGTTTAAAGGCAAAATTGTTCCTTGTGTGAAGTATCTCGAACCACACTAAGCTTCGCTTCTCATCCACtctatttctgggctgatgccatTGCTACTGGACGCTACACTCAGAACAGATCCTTCCTCAACAAACGATTTtcaattactccatatgaaattatAAACAATCGTAAGCCCAACATaaagtttttccatgtttttggttctagatgcttcattttcaattCTAAAGAGAACCAAAACAAGTTTGACGTAAAAGCAGACGAGGGGATATTTCTTGGTAATTCTCTTACATCAAAAGCATTTAGGGTTTTGAATAAACGCTCCAGGATGATTGAAAAACCtactatgtgacttttgatgacaaTTTTACGAAGAAGATTCTAACAAGAGAAGGTATTGTAGAAGACACCTTTCTAGAATCCGGTCAAATCTCGGTCCCTATCTCCAATCTGTTTGAAGAATATATGctactctttgatgaaccagagaaggcaatACACTCAGAAGAGAAAGCAGCTGATAACAGTATCAATAACTTCAAAAAGATAATCGATGATGTTGCAAAGGAAATGAAGGGTGGTCATCAAACACCAACCGAAAAAAAACCATCTAAAGACCCTCCAAGTGAAAGTTCTACATTTAAATGGGAAGGTTCATCGATACCAAAAACAACTGAAAcacctttcgagggggagaatccatctccACCAATGATCGTCCAACCAAAGGGGAGAGTCCTGAACCAGATATGAACTAAACTTCGctatttgagggggagaatgaaaattcaAATGACGAAAGCGAACAATCGGAACTTGAAGAAGTAGTAAATGCTGAGTTGGATCCTGTTTATGACTCgaactaccctcctcttacaaaatggacaaAGGATTATCCTAAAACGCAaaaaaattggtgaatcgtctaAGCGAGTTCTCACACGCTCTCAACTTAAAGCAAAACAAATTGTTTTGTTCTCACAAGTTGAAtattgtatgtttaattcgtttgtctccaAGATTGAAACAAAGACAATGAATGCTACcattgatcactctgattgggtgctAGCAATGCAAGACGAAATCCATGATTTTGAACGTAATCGTGTTTGGAGGctgattcccacaccaaaggatgcatcgGTGGTTGGTTTGAAATGGGTATTCAGGAATAAGCTTGAAAAAGAAGGTAATGTAATTCGCAACAAAGCGAGACTTGTGGTAAAAGGTTACTTTCAGGAAAAAGGGATAGATTATTAGGAGACCTTCGCTCCTGTAGCAAggttggaatctgtaagaatcttTCTGGCATACGCTGCTCATAAAAACTATGAGGTTctccaaatggatgtaaaatgtgccatcttgaatggagaactagaagaaacggtgtatgttgagcaaccacctggGTATGTAAACGAGAAgtatcctgatcattgctatgttcTGGATAAAGCTTTATATGGTCTGAAGCAAGCGCCGAGAGCCTagtatgaaactctaactcgcTTTCTCAAAATGTCGAAatttaagcaaggttcggttgacccaaccttctttct
This window encodes:
- the LOC111909180 gene encoding uncharacterized mitochondrial protein AtMg00820-like, which gives rise to MLSWILFMTRTTLLLQNGQRIILKRKKIGESSKRVLTRSQLKAKQIVLFSQVEYCMFNSFVSKIETKTMNATIDHSDWVLAMQDEIHDFERNRVWRLIPTPKDASVVGLKWVFRNKLEKEGNVIRNKARLVVKGYFQEKGIDY